In Opisthocomus hoazin isolate bOpiHoa1 chromosome 14, bOpiHoa1.hap1, whole genome shotgun sequence, the following proteins share a genomic window:
- the LOC142363141 gene encoding uncharacterized protein LOC142363141 isoform X2, protein MPSAKAGPRHPGGAPQPAQPPALPAHTPRDAGRGGNVAPARRLTQAAVMAGGRRQPSRTLSTANPAVASHPRPRALGKVASPKRLCLGLTTREPVCNVTQELKENRESKEWEPVCNVTWELKENRESKERPVAAGTVLGAAVSGLFAMWLWPAKGILVTHGRWQLLADKQTVSPLPGATAAMNTTWQSSCRCEAWGVSRTPLQQHQAPKAGSAGDQLSQELKRVKNELEQVKGELADKTAQCEAYRRVICSLQAQLRAAGIHLEDVAVEESGDSGRK, encoded by the exons ATGCCGTCCGCCAAGGCCGGGCCTCGGCACCCCGGCGGGGCTCCGCAGCCGGCACAGCCTCCCGCGCTCCCCGCACACACCCCCCGGGACGCGGGGAGGGGCGGCAACGttgcgcccgcccgccgcctcacGCAAg CTGCTGTCATGGCTGGGGGTCGCAGACAGCCCTCCCGGACGCTCTCCACAGCAAACCCTGCCGTGGCCTCTCACCCCCGACCGCGGGCACTGGGAAAAGTGGCTTCACCTAAGCGCCTTTGCCTCG GACTGACTACGCGGGAGCCGGTGTGCAACGTGACCCAGGAGCTGAAGGAAAACAGGGAGAGCAAAGAGTGGGAGCCGGTGTGCAATGTGACCTGGGAGCTGAAGGAAAACAGGGAGAGCAAAGAGCGGCCGGTTGCAGCAGGGACTGTCCTGGGAGCAG CAGTTTCAGGGCTCTTTGCCATGTGGCTGTGGCCTGCCAAAGGGATCCTTGTGACCCACGGGCGCTGGCAGTTGCTCGCTGACAAGCAGACAGTGTCTCCTTTGCCAGGCGCCACTGCTGCGATGAACACAACCTGGCAGTCGTCGTGCAGGTGCGAGGCTTGGGGTGTCAGCAGGACTCCACTGCAACAGCACCAGGCTCCCAAAGCAGGG TCTGCAGGTGATCAGCTGTCTCAGGAGCTGAAGCGTGTAAAGAACGAGCTGGAGCAAGTGAAGGGCGAGCTTG CTGACAAGACTGCCCAGTGTGAAGCCTATCGCCGGGTGATCTGCTCCTTGCAGGCTCAGCTCCGAGCAGCAG GAATCCATCTGGAAGATGTGGCGGTGGAGGAGAGTGGTGACTCGGGAAGAAAATGA
- the LOC142363141 gene encoding uncharacterized protein LOC142363141 isoform X1, with translation MPSAKAGPRHPGGAPQPAQPPALPAHTPRDAGRGGNVAPARRLTQAAVMAGGRRQPSRTLSTANPAVASHPRPRALGKVASPKRLCLGLTTREPVCNVTQELKENRESKEWEPVCNVTWELKENRESKERPVAAGTVLGAAVSGLFAMWLWPAKGILVTHGRWQLLADKQTVSPLPGATAAMNTTWQSSCRCEAWGVSRTPLQQHQAPKAGVNVKMGPRSDVLRGSAGDQLSQELKRVKNELEQVKGELADKTAQCEAYRRVICSLQAQLRAAGIHLEDVAVEESGDSGRK, from the exons ATGCCGTCCGCCAAGGCCGGGCCTCGGCACCCCGGCGGGGCTCCGCAGCCGGCACAGCCTCCCGCGCTCCCCGCACACACCCCCCGGGACGCGGGGAGGGGCGGCAACGttgcgcccgcccgccgcctcacGCAAg CTGCTGTCATGGCTGGGGGTCGCAGACAGCCCTCCCGGACGCTCTCCACAGCAAACCCTGCCGTGGCCTCTCACCCCCGACCGCGGGCACTGGGAAAAGTGGCTTCACCTAAGCGCCTTTGCCTCG GACTGACTACGCGGGAGCCGGTGTGCAACGTGACCCAGGAGCTGAAGGAAAACAGGGAGAGCAAAGAGTGGGAGCCGGTGTGCAATGTGACCTGGGAGCTGAAGGAAAACAGGGAGAGCAAAGAGCGGCCGGTTGCAGCAGGGACTGTCCTGGGAGCAG CAGTTTCAGGGCTCTTTGCCATGTGGCTGTGGCCTGCCAAAGGGATCCTTGTGACCCACGGGCGCTGGCAGTTGCTCGCTGACAAGCAGACAGTGTCTCCTTTGCCAGGCGCCACTGCTGCGATGAACACAACCTGGCAGTCGTCGTGCAGGTGCGAGGCTTGGGGTGTCAGCAGGACTCCACTGCAACAGCACCAGGCTCCCAAAGCAGGGGTGAATGTCAAAATGGGGCCCCGCTCTGACGTGCTGAGGGGG TCTGCAGGTGATCAGCTGTCTCAGGAGCTGAAGCGTGTAAAGAACGAGCTGGAGCAAGTGAAGGGCGAGCTTG CTGACAAGACTGCCCAGTGTGAAGCCTATCGCCGGGTGATCTGCTCCTTGCAGGCTCAGCTCCGAGCAGCAG GAATCCATCTGGAAGATGTGGCGGTGGAGGAGAGTGGTGACTCGGGAAGAAAATGA
- the LOC142363141 gene encoding uncharacterized protein LOC142363141 isoform X5: MPSAKAGPRHPGGAPQPAQPPALPAHTPRDAGRGGNVAPARRLTQAAVMAGGRRQPSRTLSTANPAVASHPRPRALGKVASPKRLCLGLTTREPVCNVTQELKENRESKEWEPVCNVTWELKENRESKERPVAAGTVLGAVSPLPGATAAMNTTWQSSCRCEAWGVSRTPLQQHQAPKAGVNVKMGPRSDVLRGSAGDQLSQELKRVKNELEQVKGELADKTAQCEAYRRVICSLQAQLRAAGIHLEDVAVEESGDSGRK; encoded by the exons ATGCCGTCCGCCAAGGCCGGGCCTCGGCACCCCGGCGGGGCTCCGCAGCCGGCACAGCCTCCCGCGCTCCCCGCACACACCCCCCGGGACGCGGGGAGGGGCGGCAACGttgcgcccgcccgccgcctcacGCAAg CTGCTGTCATGGCTGGGGGTCGCAGACAGCCCTCCCGGACGCTCTCCACAGCAAACCCTGCCGTGGCCTCTCACCCCCGACCGCGGGCACTGGGAAAAGTGGCTTCACCTAAGCGCCTTTGCCTCG GACTGACTACGCGGGAGCCGGTGTGCAACGTGACCCAGGAGCTGAAGGAAAACAGGGAGAGCAAAGAGTGGGAGCCGGTGTGCAATGTGACCTGGGAGCTGAAGGAAAACAGGGAGAGCAAAGAGCGGCCGGTTGCAGCAGGGACTGTCCTGGGAGCAG TGTCTCCTTTGCCAGGCGCCACTGCTGCGATGAACACAACCTGGCAGTCGTCGTGCAGGTGCGAGGCTTGGGGTGTCAGCAGGACTCCACTGCAACAGCACCAGGCTCCCAAAGCAGGGGTGAATGTCAAAATGGGGCCCCGCTCTGACGTGCTGAGGGGG TCTGCAGGTGATCAGCTGTCTCAGGAGCTGAAGCGTGTAAAGAACGAGCTGGAGCAAGTGAAGGGCGAGCTTG CTGACAAGACTGCCCAGTGTGAAGCCTATCGCCGGGTGATCTGCTCCTTGCAGGCTCAGCTCCGAGCAGCAG GAATCCATCTGGAAGATGTGGCGGTGGAGGAGAGTGGTGACTCGGGAAGAAAATGA
- the LOC142363141 gene encoding uncharacterized protein LOC142363141 isoform X7: protein MPSAKAGPRHPGGAPQPAQPPALPAHTPRDAGRGGNVAPARRLTQGLTTREPVCNVTQELKENRESKEWEPVCNVTWELKENRESKERPVAAGTVLGAAVSGLFAMWLWPAKGILVTHGRWQLLADKQTVSPLPGATAAMNTTWQSSCRCEAWGVSRTPLQQHQAPKAGVNVKMGPRSDVLRGSAGDQLSQELKRVKNELEQVKGELADKTAQCEAYRRVICSLQAQLRAAGIHLEDVAVEESGDSGRK from the exons ATGCCGTCCGCCAAGGCCGGGCCTCGGCACCCCGGCGGGGCTCCGCAGCCGGCACAGCCTCCCGCGCTCCCCGCACACACCCCCCGGGACGCGGGGAGGGGCGGCAACGttgcgcccgcccgccgcctcacGCAAg GACTGACTACGCGGGAGCCGGTGTGCAACGTGACCCAGGAGCTGAAGGAAAACAGGGAGAGCAAAGAGTGGGAGCCGGTGTGCAATGTGACCTGGGAGCTGAAGGAAAACAGGGAGAGCAAAGAGCGGCCGGTTGCAGCAGGGACTGTCCTGGGAGCAG CAGTTTCAGGGCTCTTTGCCATGTGGCTGTGGCCTGCCAAAGGGATCCTTGTGACCCACGGGCGCTGGCAGTTGCTCGCTGACAAGCAGACAGTGTCTCCTTTGCCAGGCGCCACTGCTGCGATGAACACAACCTGGCAGTCGTCGTGCAGGTGCGAGGCTTGGGGTGTCAGCAGGACTCCACTGCAACAGCACCAGGCTCCCAAAGCAGGGGTGAATGTCAAAATGGGGCCCCGCTCTGACGTGCTGAGGGGG TCTGCAGGTGATCAGCTGTCTCAGGAGCTGAAGCGTGTAAAGAACGAGCTGGAGCAAGTGAAGGGCGAGCTTG CTGACAAGACTGCCCAGTGTGAAGCCTATCGCCGGGTGATCTGCTCCTTGCAGGCTCAGCTCCGAGCAGCAG GAATCCATCTGGAAGATGTGGCGGTGGAGGAGAGTGGTGACTCGGGAAGAAAATGA
- the LOC142363141 gene encoding uncharacterized protein LOC142363141 isoform X6, whose protein sequence is MPSAKAGPRHPGGAPQPAQPPALPAHTPRDAGRGGNVAPARRLTQAAVMAGGRRQPSRTLSTANPAVASHPRPRALGKVASPKRLCLGLTTREPVCNVTQELKENRESKEWEPVCNVTWELKENRESKERPVAAGTVLGAGATAAMNTTWQSSCRCEAWGVSRTPLQQHQAPKAGVNVKMGPRSDVLRGSAGDQLSQELKRVKNELEQVKGELADKTAQCEAYRRVICSLQAQLRAAGIHLEDVAVEESGDSGRK, encoded by the exons ATGCCGTCCGCCAAGGCCGGGCCTCGGCACCCCGGCGGGGCTCCGCAGCCGGCACAGCCTCCCGCGCTCCCCGCACACACCCCCCGGGACGCGGGGAGGGGCGGCAACGttgcgcccgcccgccgcctcacGCAAg CTGCTGTCATGGCTGGGGGTCGCAGACAGCCCTCCCGGACGCTCTCCACAGCAAACCCTGCCGTGGCCTCTCACCCCCGACCGCGGGCACTGGGAAAAGTGGCTTCACCTAAGCGCCTTTGCCTCG GACTGACTACGCGGGAGCCGGTGTGCAACGTGACCCAGGAGCTGAAGGAAAACAGGGAGAGCAAAGAGTGGGAGCCGGTGTGCAATGTGACCTGGGAGCTGAAGGAAAACAGGGAGAGCAAAGAGCGGCCGGTTGCAGCAGGGACTGTCCTGGGAGCAG GCGCCACTGCTGCGATGAACACAACCTGGCAGTCGTCGTGCAGGTGCGAGGCTTGGGGTGTCAGCAGGACTCCACTGCAACAGCACCAGGCTCCCAAAGCAGGGGTGAATGTCAAAATGGGGCCCCGCTCTGACGTGCTGAGGGGG TCTGCAGGTGATCAGCTGTCTCAGGAGCTGAAGCGTGTAAAGAACGAGCTGGAGCAAGTGAAGGGCGAGCTTG CTGACAAGACTGCCCAGTGTGAAGCCTATCGCCGGGTGATCTGCTCCTTGCAGGCTCAGCTCCGAGCAGCAG GAATCCATCTGGAAGATGTGGCGGTGGAGGAGAGTGGTGACTCGGGAAGAAAATGA
- the LOC142363141 gene encoding uncharacterized protein LOC142363141 isoform X4 codes for MPSAKAGPRHPGGAPQPAQPPALPAHTPRDAGRGGNVAPARRLTQAAVMAGGRRQPSRTLSTANPAVASHPRPRALGKVASPKRLCLGLTTREPVCNVTQELKENRESKEWEPVCNVTWELKENRESKERPVAAGTVLGAGWSEQNLRQGATAAMNTTWQSSCRCEAWGVSRTPLQQHQAPKAGVNVKMGPRSDVLRGSAGDQLSQELKRVKNELEQVKGELADKTAQCEAYRRVICSLQAQLRAAGIHLEDVAVEESGDSGRK; via the exons ATGCCGTCCGCCAAGGCCGGGCCTCGGCACCCCGGCGGGGCTCCGCAGCCGGCACAGCCTCCCGCGCTCCCCGCACACACCCCCCGGGACGCGGGGAGGGGCGGCAACGttgcgcccgcccgccgcctcacGCAAg CTGCTGTCATGGCTGGGGGTCGCAGACAGCCCTCCCGGACGCTCTCCACAGCAAACCCTGCCGTGGCCTCTCACCCCCGACCGCGGGCACTGGGAAAAGTGGCTTCACCTAAGCGCCTTTGCCTCG GACTGACTACGCGGGAGCCGGTGTGCAACGTGACCCAGGAGCTGAAGGAAAACAGGGAGAGCAAAGAGTGGGAGCCGGTGTGCAATGTGACCTGGGAGCTGAAGGAAAACAGGGAGAGCAAAGAGCGGCCGGTTGCAGCAGGGACTGTCCTGGGAGCAG GATGGAGTGAGCAGAACCTGCGGCAAG GCGCCACTGCTGCGATGAACACAACCTGGCAGTCGTCGTGCAGGTGCGAGGCTTGGGGTGTCAGCAGGACTCCACTGCAACAGCACCAGGCTCCCAAAGCAGGGGTGAATGTCAAAATGGGGCCCCGCTCTGACGTGCTGAGGGGG TCTGCAGGTGATCAGCTGTCTCAGGAGCTGAAGCGTGTAAAGAACGAGCTGGAGCAAGTGAAGGGCGAGCTTG CTGACAAGACTGCCCAGTGTGAAGCCTATCGCCGGGTGATCTGCTCCTTGCAGGCTCAGCTCCGAGCAGCAG GAATCCATCTGGAAGATGTGGCGGTGGAGGAGAGTGGTGACTCGGGAAGAAAATGA
- the LOC142363141 gene encoding uncharacterized protein LOC142363141 isoform X3 produces the protein MPSAKAGPRHPGGAPQPAQPPALPAHTPRDAGRGGNVAPARRLTQAAVMAGGRRQPSRTLSTANPAVASHPRPRALGKVASPKRLCLGLTTREPVCNVTQELKENRESKEWEPVCNVTWELKENRESKERPVAAGTVLGAGWSEQNLRQVSPLPGATAAMNTTWQSSCRCEAWGVSRTPLQQHQAPKAGVNVKMGPRSDVLRGSAGDQLSQELKRVKNELEQVKGELADKTAQCEAYRRVICSLQAQLRAAGIHLEDVAVEESGDSGRK, from the exons ATGCCGTCCGCCAAGGCCGGGCCTCGGCACCCCGGCGGGGCTCCGCAGCCGGCACAGCCTCCCGCGCTCCCCGCACACACCCCCCGGGACGCGGGGAGGGGCGGCAACGttgcgcccgcccgccgcctcacGCAAg CTGCTGTCATGGCTGGGGGTCGCAGACAGCCCTCCCGGACGCTCTCCACAGCAAACCCTGCCGTGGCCTCTCACCCCCGACCGCGGGCACTGGGAAAAGTGGCTTCACCTAAGCGCCTTTGCCTCG GACTGACTACGCGGGAGCCGGTGTGCAACGTGACCCAGGAGCTGAAGGAAAACAGGGAGAGCAAAGAGTGGGAGCCGGTGTGCAATGTGACCTGGGAGCTGAAGGAAAACAGGGAGAGCAAAGAGCGGCCGGTTGCAGCAGGGACTGTCCTGGGAGCAG GATGGAGTGAGCAGAACCTGCGGCAAG TGTCTCCTTTGCCAGGCGCCACTGCTGCGATGAACACAACCTGGCAGTCGTCGTGCAGGTGCGAGGCTTGGGGTGTCAGCAGGACTCCACTGCAACAGCACCAGGCTCCCAAAGCAGGGGTGAATGTCAAAATGGGGCCCCGCTCTGACGTGCTGAGGGGG TCTGCAGGTGATCAGCTGTCTCAGGAGCTGAAGCGTGTAAAGAACGAGCTGGAGCAAGTGAAGGGCGAGCTTG CTGACAAGACTGCCCAGTGTGAAGCCTATCGCCGGGTGATCTGCTCCTTGCAGGCTCAGCTCCGAGCAGCAG GAATCCATCTGGAAGATGTGGCGGTGGAGGAGAGTGGTGACTCGGGAAGAAAATGA
- the SNX12 gene encoding sorting nexin-12 → MSEAAVADTRRLNAKPQDLTDAYGPPSNFLEIDIFNPQTVGMGRARYTSYELRMRTNLPIFKLKESCVRRRYSDFEWLKNELERDSKIVVPPLPGKALKRQLPFRGDEGIFEESFIEERRQGLEQFINKIAGHPLAQNERCLHMFLQEETIDRNYVPGKVRQ, encoded by the exons atgTCGGAGGCGGCGGTGGCGGACACCCGGCGCCTGAACGCCAAGCCGCAGGACCTGACGGACGCGTACGGGCCGCCCAGCAACTTCCtcgagatcgacatcttcaacccgCAGACCGTGGGCATGGGCCGCGCCAGATACACCAGCTACGAGCTCCGCATGCGG ACAAACCTCCCAATCTTCAAATTGAAGGAGTCATGTGTGAGGAGACGATACAGCGACTTTGAGTGGCTGAAGAATGAGCTGGAACGAGACAGTAAG ATTGTAGTGCCACCGCTGCCTGGAAAAGCTTTGAAACGACAGCTTCCCTTCCGAGGAGATGAGGGCATCTTTGAGGAGTCCTTCATTGAGGAGCGGAGACAGGGACTAGAGCAGTTTATTAACAA AATTGCTGGACACCCACTGGCACAGAACGAGCGCTGCTTACATATGTTCCTGCAAGAGGAGACCATTGATAGGAATTACGTCCCAGGGAAAGTGCGCCAGTAG